The genomic window TTGGCTGAGTGATCATTAATTGATGCGTTTTATCATCATCGCGGCTAAATCCAAAAACATAATCGCCATACTCAGATAAAGGCAGTACTTTTCCATCAAAGGTAACAACATTATCATTAGCTGTTTTACCTATAACTAAAGCGCCCTGCTTTATTTCTCCGGAAAGCTTAATATCAGCAAACGAGTGCTGATTAAAAAAAACACCGATTAAACATAAGGTTATAAGCTTAGTGTTTTTAGTATTAAGCATTTGCAATCGCGCCTTTACCAACACCTTCAAAGGCAACAACCGTTACCTCACGTTGATTATCAGCAACTAATTGTCTGGCAATAAAGTCGGCTAAAAGCTCAACGGTTGAGTCACAATCGACAACGTCTAATACCGTATTCTCAACCGCGATGTCAAAGCGACCTTGTGGCGCGGTATAAGAAAAGAAATGGTGATCGGGCGTCAAATTATGTTGAGCAAAATTTGACAGTTCAATATCTGCTTTTGCAACACGGTCAACATCTGAAGCAATATAAATATCTTGCCAACGTAAGCACCATGCTTTTTCTAATGCAGCTACCCGTTGACCTTTTTGTAAGATATGAATAGTAGAACGGTGACCATGAGCAATACGCTGACAATTTCCGTCATGTAATTTTAAACCATGGGTGTAATGGTAAAAATCGCCACTTATATTCTCTGGTCGAAGGGTTAGCTTAAGACCTTGAACATTTTGTGGTAATTGCTCAAGAATTATTGCGGTTAAATGCTCAGTAACAGATGCTACATCAATCGTATCGCTAGTAATTTTAGCAAAAGCACATTTTGGTGACTGCAAATAGTAACTGGCCCGCTCACTAATAAAATCAACGTATTCATGGTTTTCCTGATGTAATGAATCAGTAACAGTCATACATTCGTTTTTCATCGGTAATAATAATTTATGATCAACAGCATCATCTATAATTGCTTTAATTTGCTTTTTAACCACAGCAAAGTCAAGCACCATGCTCATTTCATTGAGAGCACCATCAAGGAGTACATCAACGATCCAACTCTCGCCGACAATGCCACGTTCCTGGCAACAGTATGAAAAATCAATGACCGTTAAATCATTTACAAATAATTGCATTATTACTTCCTATTTAAATCTAGTCTTTTACTTGCCAAGCAATAGTATCGTTAGCACGGATTGGCACAACAACATCATGACCAAACGAAATCGTCGCTGGTACATGCCATTGGGCTTTTTCTAAAGTTATTTTATCGCTATTAACGGGTAAATTATAAAATGCTGGCCCATGTAAACTCGCAAAGCCCTCTAATTTATCCAAGGCCCCTGCTGCTTCAAATGCTTCAGCATAGAGCTCAATTGCTGCATGTGCCGTATAAGATCCTGCACAACCACAAGCCGATTCTTTGGCATGTTGTGGGTGAGGAGCAGAATCAGTTCCTAAGAAAAACTTACGACTCCCTCCAGTTGCTGCAGCAATTAATGCTTGTTGATGAATATTACGTTTCAAAATAGGTAGACAGTAGTAATGAGGTTTAATCCCGCCAACTAACATATCGTTACGATTAAATAATAAATGGTGAACGGTAATGGTCGCCGCAACGTTATCACCTGCTTGCTCAACAAATTCAACCGCATTTTTAGTGGTTATATGTTCTAAAACTATTTTTAATTCCGTATATTTTGCTACTAAGGGCGTTAAAATAGTTTCAATAAATATCGCTTCACGATCAAATATATCAATATGGCTGTCAGTCACTTCGCCGTGGACCAATAAAAGCATGCCCACTTCTTGCATTGCTGCAAGTACATCAGCGATGTTATCAATACTCGTCACACCAGAAGAAGAATTTGTCGTTGCTCCAGCAGGATACAACTTAGCCGCAAAAACAAGACCCGTTGCTTTAGCGTCGTATATTTCTTGTACGGTTGTTTTATCAGTTAAATAAAGCACCATTAATGGTTGAAATGGCGTACTTTGTTTTGAGCCGTTTATATTAGCAGCCATAATGCGTTGATGATATTGCGTCGCTAATTCAGCATTGGTAACGGGAGGAACTAAGTTTGGCATAATAATAGCGCGGCCAAAGTAACGGCTAATATCTGGAACTGTGGTCGTTAAAGCATCGCCATCGCGTAAATGTACATGCCAATCGTCTGGGCGAGTAATGGTTAATGTTGTCATTTTTATACCTATAAATTAGTTAACTAACTTTAAAATTCTGTATTTTCAGATTGATGAGCGTCTTGCTCTTTCTTATCAGCTGTTTGCAATAACGCTAATAATTGATCTTTTAAATTTGGGGGGACTTTATAAATAGTAATACTTTCATTTGCCGCATTGTAAACAACGTCTTCACCAAAGTGGCTGCGTTCAAAGCTCAAGCTAATACCATTACCATACCCTGAGTACTTAGTGACTTTATTAACAACCGTTTGATCATGTGGAAAAGATTCTTCCAACGGATAAGATTGCTCTTGGCAAAATTGATGAAAATCTTGAGTAGCGCCCTCTTGCTTGATCACTTGCCCTATTTCTTGAATGGAGACATCCTGAGCAGCGCTTTTTTGTTCTTTACAGTAACTCAATAATTCTTTGCGGGTATTCTGTTTTTCTGTCGCATCAAGTTGATTAACAGCAACATAATCTTCAACAGCCTGCACTAACGTTTGTGTCTGTTCTTTGGAATTTAAGCCTTCTTCACAACCTAAAAAGTCTAAAAAGAAATCAGAAACAACACGACCCGCTCTACCTTTGATAAACGAAACATACTTATTACCTTGCTGGTTTTCTTTATAATCAAATAAATCGATACGCGCTGCTAATTGCATACGCGCGGTATCAAGGTGTTTGTCAGCAGAAATATTCAATTCGCCATCAACAGAATAATGTTCAGAAACGGGGATCACTGTAGCTAGTAAATAACGACCGCCCATATACTCATAGTGGCAAACAACTAAGTAGCCGGTTTCAGCCAGGTTATATTTTTCCAATTCATTTTTTAATAAATTAGCCGCCTGACTACTAAAAGCATAAAAACTTTGTGATTCACCTAAATAGCTTTCCATAATATCAACAAAACGAGCAGTATCTCCTGCTGCAGGCATAGTGGTAAAATGTCCGTAGGCTTTACTCGCTTTAGCATTATAGATTTTATGAAGTCCATCAACAAAATTTTCAATCTTATTGCTGATTTCGATAGATTCTGGCCCTAAACGCAGCACAACTTCACCGGTTTCTTCTTTTTTGGTTAAAAAATGTAGGGCAATGTTTGAAATAATTAAGCTCATAGTTAAAGGCCAGTTTTATATTGTTCAGGCATTTGATAAACTTGTACCAATCTATCAAATAACCTATTAAGTATTTAAGATGCCTATTGTATCCAAGTATTCGAATGAACGTGTAGAAAAAATTATCCAAGATTTACATAATGTTTTAGTTAATGAGTCTGCAACCCCTGATCTAGCGCTAATGTGCTTAGGAAATACCTTAACAGAAATTATTAATAAAAATATTCCTGAAGCAAAAAGAGCTGATATAGTAACCAATTTCACCAATGCTTTAAAAAAGTCAGTCCTATAATTACCCCTATATTCATAAAATATAGAACTGATAAACTACAATAATAAGAGAATGATAATTAACTATGGTTGCATTTGATTCAAAAACGTATAGCAAGCGCCTGTTACACCTGATCAGTTGGAGCCATTGGTTCACTTTTTTTAATATAATTGCCGCCATTGGATTATCATCCTTTTATATTTTTAGTGAAGGAGGTCCCGAGACATTCCTTGGACAATTTTATTTAATCACCACGTGGTTTAGTCATATGGGTTTTTTAACCTTTATGACTTTTGTTTTAATATTATTCCCGATCACCTTAATATTTCCACATACCCGTTTTATTCGAGCGACAGCCTCGGTAGTCTTTACCCTGCAATTGTTAATATTACTGCTTGATGCTTATATATATAACAGTTTGGGTTACCATCTAAATGCTTCTTCAAGCGCACAAATTGTTGATCTAATTAGCACGCAAATACAACATAACAGCCGTATTTTTTGGTTTGTTAGTATCGTATTAACCTTGTTTATTTTAGCGTTCGAATTAATTATAAGTAATTATGCGTGGAAACATTTAAGAGACTTACAGAAAGTCGTCTTCGCAAAGTTTGTTGTTATCGGTTTAGTTTGTTCTTTTTTCTTTAGCCACTTATTACATATTTGGGCTGATGCGAACTTAGAATATGATATTTTAAGACAAGACACAGTATTACCTTTGTCATACCCATCGACGGCTAAAACATTACTCACAAAATACGGTATGTTTGACCGTGAAGCATATATAGAAAGAACAACAAGCCCACTAGCCTTTACCAATGCTATTCCTCAATACCCACTGCTCAATGAAGCCTGTGTTTCACAAACACCAATACAAAAATCAGTATTTATGGTGGTTAACGATGTCAGCTTAACAGATAAACAGATCAAGCAATTTAAGCAGAGAAACACCCAAAACCAGTTAACGCTCGAACATCATATAGATAACGCCTTACACAAAAACGCGTGGTTTAACTTGTTTTACAGCTTGCCAAGTATTTACCAAGAAGGCTTGGAAGAACAAAAGGCGATCCCTTTACTCTTTCAATTATTAGACAGAAATAAGTTGGCAAGTTCATACACAATGATCCATGGCTATGACAAGATAAATAAAGAGCTAGTACTAGAATCACAAGGTTTTGAACCTTTATTTAATCAGCAAACGATACTTGATAATATTTCATCACTAGTCTTTGCTGATAAGCTTAATAGCTTACCTGTAGGTTTACATTTATTTTATTTTGCTGACAGTAATACTTACCAATTTGAATTGTTTATGGATGCATTGCTGCTAGCACAAAAAACAAAACAAACTAAAGATATTATTTGGATCACTTCCGTTGGTAACAAGACCAAGGCGACCAGTTTATCTATTAAACCTTCGTTACTCATTTTGCCTGAAAGTGAAAGTAAGACAGTGAGCCATTTAACCAGTCACATGGATATTCAACCAACCTTAATACAGGAATGGTTAAACTGTGACATTAATGAAAAAACCTATAGTAATGGCAAAAATGTTCTGCAGTTATCCAAAGACCGTATTATTGCCAATACCATGGACGATGGCATGATGGTATTTAGTAAAGACAAATCAGTGTTTATTGATCAAAATGGTAATTTCCAAAGCTACTCTCGACAATTAGCGGCCCCTATAATGGTAAACTCTGATTTTCCATTAATGATTGACGGGGTTAACTTTATTAAGCAGTTTAGTAAGCAGGCAGAGAAATTGAACAATAAATAAACTAACAGATTGATTTTCTATATTTTATATTGCAATCAGTATTTAAACCATTATTATACAGGCAGTAAACAGATTAACCCTCTTAATGTTTACTTATTCGGGGTATAGCGCAGCTTGGTAGCGCGTGCGTCTGGGGGACGTGAGGTCGCAAGTTCGAATCTTGCTACTCCGACCACATTTATAAATCAAGACGTCCTAGGGCGTCTTTTTTTATGCCTAAAGATCAATCCAAACCACTAAACAGCAAAATTATAACGCTTTTTACAAACCTATATTGTGTTATAAAATCCCACCGCTAATGTAACACTCCAAGTAACACTATCTATTACTCATGATTATGATGTTTTTAGAAAGATCTGATTGTTTAATTATTATAATATTGATGTGTCATAGCAAAATAGCATAACCGTTAGGCAATACTTAAGTTAAGGCCGCAAAAGACAAAAATTATAATTTTGCTGATACTTTAGCCTTACAAATGACACCAAGAAAAGATAATGGATAAAAGAGATCACAGTATTACTTTAGCTACGCTCTCTTTTTACCGTGTTAGAAATATACAAACCTCTCAACATCGTGAACGCCTGTTCCCCACATAGGTGAGTTTATGAAAAAACAGAACCGTCCTTTGCTATTTTAATCTTTTCTCTTACATATGTTTCAAATCCTGAAAGTTCTCAATTTTAATGTTTCTTAATTCTTCTACAAAGTGCGCTGCTTTGTATTTAACTGCTTCTCGCTGATAATGTTTCGCGCAGTTTTCTGGAATAAGAAAAAATTCTTCATCCTCATCCCAATCAAAGGCTTCTACGTAGTCGATTTCTATACTTCCTGACCCATCTTCTGAGTAACAAGCAAAGGCGACATCATACTATTTTGTTTCAGGCTGCTTGCTAAAGACAGACTCTAAATCGTCGATGATATGCTGAACTTTCATTTAGCTTCCTAGACACAATGACTCCCCACAAGGTGCTAGCCTCTAAATGTGGGTTAGTTTTACAAACCAGAGCCATAATATATGTGTCAACATTATCAAACAGAGGCTAGCATGATAAAACATAACATACTTTTCATTGGCTTAGATACCCATAAAACATTTACTGAAGTCGCTTATATTGAAGACCAACGTGGCGCTAAATCAACTCATCTAGGTAAAATACTCAGTAATAAAGCCGCCTTTAAAAAACTCGCACGACAATTACAATCAAAATATCCAGATGCCACACTTCATTTTGTTTACGAAGCAGGTCCTTGTGGCTATTGGATTTACCGCTTTCTCACCAGCCTTAATCATTGTTGCTATGTCATCGCACCTTCTCTTATCCCTAAAAAACCAGGAGATAAAATCAAAACCGATAAACGTGATGCGCTCAAACTTGCAAAGCTGCTCAAGTCTGAAGACTTAACATCTATCTATGTCCCTGAGCCCGAAGATGAAGCCGTACGGGACTTATCTCGGGCACGAGAAACAGGCATGAAAGACTTAAAGGATGCTAAATATCAACTTAAAGCATTGTTATTACGTAACAACATTAACAGCAAAATAAAAGATAACTGGTCATTACAACATTTGCGTTGGCTCGCTGAATTAGTATTACCTCATCCTTGTCAGCAAATTGTTTTGCAAGAAGCGGTTTTAACCATTAATGAACGACTAAAACGCTTAAAAAGGCTGGATAATGAATTAACACATCAAGTGAAAAACTGGCGGTTTTATCCTGTAGTTAAAGCGATACAGGCGCTCCGTGGTGTGAGGTTATTAGTCGCCACAGGAGTGATTGCCGAACTAGGTGACTTATCACGGTTCGACCATCCCAGAAAATTAATGAGTTACCTTGGTCTTGTACCAAGTGAACATTCAAGTGGCGATAAACGCCATTTAGGTGCTATTACCAAATGCGGTAACAGCCGTGCAAGACGACTACTGGTCGAAGGTGCACATTCGTATAAACACAACGCCAATATTTCAAAAGAAATGCAATTAAGACAAGAAGGCTTAAGCAAAGAAATTATTGATATGGCTTGGCAAGCTCAACTGAGGTTGTGCCGCCGCTATCAACGACTCATGCATAAAGGCAAACATCGTAATGTGGTCGTTACGGCCATCGCCAGAGAAATGATCGCTTATATTTGGGCTATTTCTCGCGAGGTAGTGCTACCAAAAATTGATGTGAAGCTAAGAATATCGACAGTACCTGCATGAATAAAAGTTTTGAGTTAGCGCATGGGATCAAGCATCGGGTGTGGCACAATCACCGACGGCGTTAGGACGGCAATAGCCTAACGGCTATTGAACCGCGAACATAGACTGAAGACAGGTGCCACGACGAAATGAGTAAGGTAGGCGCTGCTAGCAAACAAGTTAGTAATTCACGAATATCAGCATGATAACCGACGAAATTACTTGCTTCATTCTATGCGTTAACTCACTTAATACTAAAAGTGAATACAATGATTCTGAAATTAATGAACAAGGATCAGTGTATTTAACTTGACGTGGGGAGTCATACCAACGCCCAATTAACGGGCTAAAAATAGTTGGTTAAAATTAGCAACGAAGGAGCAAAAGCCAACTACTTTTCTCCTTGTTTAACAGCATGTTATAGCTAAACTTCACGTTTAGGGCAATTTTCCAAGTACTTAGTCTCAGTTGGGTTTCTACTAGTCGAAAAATCCATACGGACAGAAGTTAAAACTGGCGTATTATTTTTATTTTTCTCTGTTGCTTGCCACTTCCATTTAACTAGCGCGGCGGCGGCATTATTATCAAATACACCTTTAGGATATGATGAGCGAATCTTATACCCTTTAGCTTTTCCATTTTGATCAATGCCAACGATCAAATCAACACAACCTGATATATTATTTCTTGCAGCTGAAACTGGGTATCTTGGATCAATTCTTTTTGCAACACTCCAATATTCTTCAACGAGTTTAACTTGTTCTTTACCTGATAAGTCAAGGTAATCAATTTTAGTTTCTTCAACTTTAGTTGTTGAAGTACAGGAAACCACAAAAAGTGCAAGTGGCAGTAATAGATATGATTTATTCAAAGCTTTCTCCTTTAGCTCTAACGCCGCAATAAGCGGCTAAAAATGGTTGGCTATAATGTGAACGAAGTGAAACAGCCAGCTGTTTTTTGTCCATTTAATTGCCTTGTTATATATTTTATACCATAATCTAATATATATTGGTACAAACAAGGGTTTCATTATGGCTAAAAATACTAGCGTCACACTAGGCGATCACTTTGATCAGTTTATTAACCAACAACTTAACACAGGTCGTTACGGTTCAGCGAGTGAAATTGTTCGAGCTGGGTTAAGAGCTTTAGAAGATCAAGAGACTAAACTATTAAATTTACGCAATATGCTTATTCAAGGTGAACAAAGCGGTATAGCTGATTACAGTTATGATTCTTTATTAACAGAATTAGATAACGAAAATCACTAATGAAAAAATTAGTATTATCCGCTAAAGCGAAATCAGATTTAATTAAAATAGCTCTATACACTCAACTTACATGGGGAACCACGCAACGAAATGATTATTTAAAAATATTAGATAGCACATTTCGATTATTAGCTGAGGAGCCAGAGTTAGGAATAAACTGTGATTACATCAGAGAGGGTTACAGTAAATATCCTCAAGCTAGCCACGTAATTTATTACAAAGAACATAAAGTAAATCAAATATTAATTGTACGTGTGCTGCATAAAAGTATGGATGTTAACTCTGCTATCTAGAAAAATATAGACACAATGACCCCCCACAAGGTGCTAGCCTCTAAATGTGGGTTAGTTTTACAAACCAGAGCCATAATATATGTGTCAACATTATCAAACAGAGGCTAGCATGATAAAACATAACATACTTTTCATTGGCTTAGATACCCATAAAACATTTACTGAAGTCGCTTATATTGAAGACCAACGTGGCGCTAAATCAACTCATCTAAGCACAGTCTTTTTGAATAGTGTGTGGACGATACATTGCCCGTTCTTTTGTTTCTCTCTCTTTATTTGGATCCTCTATACAGACAACAGATTC from Colwellia sp. PAMC 20917 includes these protein-coding regions:
- a CDS encoding type II toxin-antitoxin system ParD family antitoxin; the encoded protein is MAKNTSVTLGDHFDQFINQQLNTGRYGSASEIVRAGLRALEDQETKLLNLRNMLIQGEQSGIADYSYDSLLTELDNENH
- a CDS encoding DUF1414 domain-containing protein, translated to MPIVSKYSNERVEKIIQDLHNVLVNESATPDLALMCLGNTLTEIINKNIPEAKRADIVTNFTNALKKSVL
- a CDS encoding IS110 family transposase → MIKHNILFIGLDTHKTFTEVAYIEDQRGAKSTHLGKILSNKAAFKKLARQLQSKYPDATLHFVYEAGPCGYWIYRFLTSLNHCCYVIAPSLIPKKPGDKIKTDKRDALKLAKLLKSEDLTSIYVPEPEDEAVRDLSRARETGMKDLKDAKYQLKALLLRNNINSKIKDNWSLQHLRWLAELVLPHPCQQIVLQEAVLTINERLKRLKRLDNELTHQVKNWRFYPVVKAIQALRGVRLLVATGVIAELGDLSRFDHPRKLMSYLGLVPSEHSSGDKRHLGAITKCGNSRARRLLVEGAHSYKHNANISKEMQLRQEGLSKEIIDMAWQAQLRLCRRYQRLMHKGKHRNVVVTAIAREMIAYIWAISREVVLPKIDVKLRISTVPA
- the pyrC gene encoding dihydroorotase translates to MTTLTITRPDDWHVHLRDGDALTTTVPDISRYFGRAIIMPNLVPPVTNAELATQYHQRIMAANINGSKQSTPFQPLMVLYLTDKTTVQEIYDAKATGLVFAAKLYPAGATTNSSSGVTSIDNIADVLAAMQEVGMLLLVHGEVTDSHIDIFDREAIFIETILTPLVAKYTELKIVLEHITTKNAVEFVEQAGDNVAATITVHHLLFNRNDMLVGGIKPHYYCLPILKRNIHQQALIAAATGGSRKFFLGTDSAPHPQHAKESACGCAGSYTAHAAIELYAEAFEAAGALDKLEGFASLHGPAFYNLPVNSDKITLEKAQWHVPATISFGHDVVVPIRANDTIAWQVKD
- a CDS encoding DUF3413 domain-containing protein → MVAFDSKTYSKRLLHLISWSHWFTFFNIIAAIGLSSFYIFSEGGPETFLGQFYLITTWFSHMGFLTFMTFVLILFPITLIFPHTRFIRATASVVFTLQLLILLLDAYIYNSLGYHLNASSSAQIVDLISTQIQHNSRIFWFVSIVLTLFILAFELIISNYAWKHLRDLQKVVFAKFVVIGLVCSFFFSHLLHIWADANLEYDILRQDTVLPLSYPSTAKTLLTKYGMFDREAYIERTTSPLAFTNAIPQYPLLNEACVSQTPIQKSVFMVVNDVSLTDKQIKQFKQRNTQNQLTLEHHIDNALHKNAWFNLFYSLPSIYQEGLEEQKAIPLLFQLLDRNKLASSYTMIHGYDKINKELVLESQGFEPLFNQQTILDNISSLVFADKLNSLPVGLHLFYFADSNTYQFELFMDALLLAQKTKQTKDIIWITSVGNKTKATSLSIKPSLLILPESESKTVSHLTSHMDIQPTLIQEWLNCDINEKTYSNGKNVLQLSKDRIIANTMDDGMMVFSKDKSVFIDQNGNFQSYSRQLAAPIMVNSDFPLMIDGVNFIKQFSKQAEKLNNK
- a CDS encoding energy transducer TonB yields the protein MNKSYLLLPLALFVVSCTSTTKVEETKIDYLDLSGKEQVKLVEEYWSVAKRIDPRYPVSAARNNISGCVDLIVGIDQNGKAKGYKIRSSYPKGVFDNNAAAALVKWKWQATEKNKNNTPVLTSVRMDFSTSRNPTETKYLENCPKREV
- a CDS encoding 6-carboxytetrahydropterin synthase, which encodes MQLFVNDLTVIDFSYCCQERGIVGESWIVDVLLDGALNEMSMVLDFAVVKKQIKAIIDDAVDHKLLLPMKNECMTVTDSLHQENHEYVDFISERASYYLQSPKCAFAKITSDTIDVASVTEHLTAIILEQLPQNVQGLKLTLRPENISGDFYHYTHGLKLHDGNCQRIAHGHRSTIHILQKGQRVAALEKAWCLRWQDIYIASDVDRVAKADIELSNFAQHNLTPDHHFFSYTAPQGRFDIAVENTVLDVVDCDSTVELLADFIARQLVADNQREVTVVAFEGVGKGAIANA
- a CDS encoding type II toxin-antitoxin system RelE/ParE family toxin, which codes for MKKLVLSAKAKSDLIKIALYTQLTWGTTQRNDYLKILDSTFRLLAEEPELGINCDYIREGYSKYPQASHVIYYKEHKVNQILIVRVLHKSMDVNSAI
- the yejK gene encoding nucleoid-associated protein YejK, giving the protein MSLIISNIALHFLTKKEETGEVVLRLGPESIEISNKIENFVDGLHKIYNAKASKAYGHFTTMPAAGDTARFVDIMESYLGESQSFYAFSSQAANLLKNELEKYNLAETGYLVVCHYEYMGGRYLLATVIPVSEHYSVDGELNISADKHLDTARMQLAARIDLFDYKENQQGNKYVSFIKGRAGRVVSDFFLDFLGCEEGLNSKEQTQTLVQAVEDYVAVNQLDATEKQNTRKELLSYCKEQKSAAQDVSIQEIGQVIKQEGATQDFHQFCQEQSYPLEESFPHDQTVVNKVTKYSGYGNGISLSFERSHFGEDVVYNAANESITIYKVPPNLKDQLLALLQTADKKEQDAHQSENTEF